Sequence from the Mesorhizobium sp. PAMC28654 genome:
GGTCCCGTTCGGGGTCCGATACAATCACCATGAACGACCGAGTGTGCCCATTGCGGACCTTCCGGATCAAGTCATACCTTGTTGCTCGATAGGAAGCGCATGGAGTGGGAGCTGACATGCCTGATCGATGGATTGAAACCTTCGAAGGTGAGCGATGGCTTCAGCTATACGACCTCTACAGCAAAGAGTGGTGGACTGCAGGACGGGGCTTTGAGGATGTGGTCAAAATGGTCGAGCATTCCGATTTGGCAATCGGCCTTTGCTCGGATGACCGGCTGATTGCATTTGCACGAGTGCTGACGGACTACACATTCAAAGCACTGATCTTCGATGTCATCGTGCACGCCGATTTTCGAGGTAGGAATCTTGGACGGGATATCGTCACGCGGATCGTTGACCACGAGAGCTTGGCGCGCGTGCGTAGCTTTGAACTCTATTGCCCCGACACTCTTGTTCCATTCTACGGAAAGCTAGGCTTCTCAAAAGGAACGGCGAATCTTCTGTTCCGAGAACGATAACGCGCTGTCCGCATCCCACTAGGCTAAAAACAGCCGGAACAGTTCGGCCTGGCTGGATATTGCGAGCTTCGAATAGATCTGCCGGCGATGGACTTTGACCGTGTTGGGCGACAGCGACAGGACGGCGGCGAGCGAGAGGTTGGAATGTCCCTTGAGGACCAGCGTGACGATTTCAAGCTCGCGGCGGGTCAGCAGCGGGTGCTCGATCCTCACTGCCGGGGCCGCGTTCTTGATGTCGAGCGAGAGGCCGGGGACATGAAACCAGTGCCGCGCCGCCAGCGCGCAGACAATGGGTGCGGCGGATCTCAGCCGCTCCAGCTCATCCCCGGCAAACAGCGGCGCCGCACCGGTTCGCGACAGCGACAGGACGCCGGCAAAGCCGTTCTCCAGCTTCAGCACGAAACCGATCTCGTCGCCGATTTCGGTCGTGGCGTAATGCCGCCGATAATATTCGGTCTGCAGGAAATCGTCGGGCGCCAGCTCCCGCATGACGATCATGCGCTCGGCTCCGTCACCGCGGACCGCGTCGTAGAAGGGGTCCAGCACATAGGCGCCGGCAAGATAGCGGTCGACGATGATCGAGCGCTCGGCGACGATCTTCTCATTGTAGAGGTCGAAGGCGCGTCCATCAGGCGAATAGACGAAGCCGTTCATCATCTGGAAGGGCGTCAGCAGGCGAAGCGCGGCTGCCAGCGCATCGGGAAAGCCGCGCGCGCCGATGGCGGAAGCCGCGGCGCCAAGGCCGGCATTCCAGGCATCGAAGGACGGATGCGGGCCAGGCTGTCTCTCTGCGGACTTCATGGAAACGGCAGGCCCTCTCTTCCGGCTTTGGCGAGATTGTGCAGGTCCGGCATCCCCGGGCAAGCACGCTTTCCGTTTCCTTCTGAAAACCCGGCATCAAACCACCTCTGGAGACCCGAGCCATGACCCATCCGCTGGACCTCAACGCCAACGCGATCGCCGATGGTGTCCGATCCGGCGCCTTCAGCGCGCAGACGGTGGTTGAAGAGTCCATCCGCCGCGCCAGGGCGGTCGACGAGAGGCTCAACGCCTTTGCCGTCATCCGCGAGGAGCAGGCGATGGAAGCAGCCCGCCGGGCCGACCGGGCCGTGGCGCGCGGCGAGGTCACCGGGCCGCTGCACGGCGTGCCGTTCGCGGCCAAGGACTTGACGCCGACCGCCGGCGATGTGACGACGCTGGGGTCATGGACAAGGGGAGACTGGGTGCCGACGGAGACGGCGCTATGCATCCGCCGCCTGGAAGCGGCCGGCGCCATCCTGATCGGCAAGACGACGACGCCGGAATTCGCGTTCTCCTCCTTCACCAACAGCCCGCGCTGGGGCGTGACCCGCAACCCATGGAACCCGGAGCGCACCAGCGGCGGCTCCTCCGGAGGCGCCGGCGTGGCGGTGGCGACGGGCGTGGTGCCGTTCGCTGAGGGGACGGACATGGGCGGTTCGGTGCGCATTCCCGCCGCCTTCTGCGGCGTCGTCGGGCTGAAACCCAGCCTCGGCCGCATCCCGATGACCATCCTGCCCAGCGTGTTCGACAACATTTCGCATTTCGGACCGCTGGCGCGCAGCGTCGGCGACGCCATCGCCTTCATGGAAGCGACGGCGGGCGGCAGCGACGAGGACATCGGCTCGCTGCCGATCGGGTTTGACGGCTCAGCGGCGCGGGCGGGTGAGTTGGAAGGCAAGCGTTTCGCGCTGTCGCTGGACCTCGGCTACTACCAGATCCAGCCTCGGGTCGAAGCCGTTATCCGGCACGCCGTGGCCGAGATGCGGCGGGCAGGGGCTGTTGTCGACGAGGTGCCGATGGGCTGGACGCGCGCCGTCAACGACGAGTGGTTCGATCTCTGGTGCGTCTTCATGTCGGCCTTCTTCGGCGGGGAGATCGCCGCCCATCGCCACCATATGGACCCATCGGTGGTCTCGATGATCGAACGCGGGCTGGCGATGAACGCGACCGCCTACAAACGGGTCGAATTGCTGCGCACGTCGATGTGGCGCGACATGGCAAAACTCTACGAGCGCTATGATGCGCTGCTGTGCCCGACCTGCGCCATATCAGCGCCGCCGGTGACCGAGACCGACGACGACTATGTGGCGACGTTGCCCAATGGCCGTTTCAAGGGGCTGGACCTCACCTGTCCCTTCAACATGCTGCCGCAACTGCCGGCGCTGTCGCTGCCCGCCGGCTTCGCGGCGGACGGTCTGCCGGTCGGCCTGCAGATCGTCGGCCGGCGTTTTGCCGACGAACAGGTGCTGTCGATGGCCGCGGCCGTCGAGGCGCGGCTGGCCGTCGCCGGCCTCAGCACGCCGTCGTCGGCTGCTCGCGACGAAGCAGCGATCAGGCTGATATCAACCCGCTGAGCGCCTTGTTGAAGGGGCGGTCCGGAAACAGGGTGCGCATGGTCAATTCCGGGTCGAGATGCAGGCTCTCGGCGGCGACGGTGGCGATCAGCGCGTCGAGGTCCAGGGTGGGGGCGAGGTCGCGGCCTTCATAGAGCGCCTTCGCCGAAAGCCCCGGCCAGTCGGACAGGATGCGGCCGCCCTTGACGGCCCCGCCCACCACCATGGCGGCCGACGCCGTGCCATGGTCGGTGCCTTGCGTGCCATTGGCGGCGGCGGTGCGGCCGAATTCGGTGGCCACGAACACCGTGGTCTGGTTCCAGTTGTCGCCAAGGCCGTCGCGCAGCGCGCCGATCAGCGCATCGAGGCCGCGCAGCTGGTTGCCCAGCCGTCCAGCCTGGGCGCTGTGCGTGTCCCAGCCATTGGTTTCGATCATGGCGATGCGCGGACCGTCGGCGCGGCCAAGGAAGGTCGCCGCCGTGCGGCCGACATCCTGCGGGCTCTGGCCGGCCTTCTGCTGGTCGGCAAGGCCGCGCGCTTGCATCGCCTCGCTCCACAGCGCGTGCAATTGCGGGTCGGCATCATAGAGCGTGCTGACGCGCGTCAGGAGATCGTCGTCGGCGTCCTTGAGGTTGGAGGGCGCGTAGGAGGTGACCTCGGCGCTGCCGCGCAAGGCTAGCGGGATGGTCGGGGCGAAGGCGATGGCGTCGCCCCTGGATTTGGGCATCAGCGACACCAGCCGGTTCAGCCAGCCATCCTTGAGCTGGTAGGGATTGACGCCGCCGGTTTCCAGCACGTTCTGGCCGTCGAAATGCGAACGGTCGCGGTAGGGTGAGGCGACGGCCTGAACGAACAGCGCCTGCTTGGCCGAATACATCTTGGCAAGCTCGGCCAGCGAGGAATGCAGCGCGAAAGTGCCGTCGAGCTTCAGCGCCGTGGCTGGATCGATGGCGAGGTCGCCGCGCAATCCGGCATAGGCCGGATCGGCGTAGGGCACGACCGTGTTCAGCCCGTCGGCGGCGCCGCGCTGGATGATGAAGACGAACCGCCGCTCTGTCGCGACATTGGCGAAGACGATGTGCGGGGCAAGCAAAAGCGATCCGGCGCCGGCGGCGGCGAAGCGGAGGAACTGGCGGCGGTGGATCATGGTCTTACCTCCGTTGGAAGTCGGGAGAGACGATCAGGAGCGCGAGGCCGGTGCGCAGGGACTCCGCCCGGCCGACTTCGGTAGACGTCATGTTGCTGATATCGGGCAGGATGCGGGGCGCGAGTTGGCGCGGATCGAGATCGAGCTTCCTGGTCAGCCGCTGCGCAACCTCGACCCGGCGCACCAGCGCGTCGGGCGCCGCCCAGCTGGCGGCGATGTCGTCATAGCCGGCGGGCGAGCGCGGCCGCCACACCGGCTGTCCTAACTGGTTCAGCATCGGCGCCACAGGCATGTCGGCGACAGTCGTGATGCCAAGCCCGCGCAAGGCCGAAACCGTCCATTCCCACGGAGTCTTGAACTTCACTTGCTGCGGCGTCCATGCCGCCTTGAGATCAATCAGCGTGTGATAGACCGTCGGCAGGTCGCCGCGCGAGGAGACGAAGGCGGCCTGCAAGGCGGCAACCGCTTCATCGGGCGGATCGTCCGCAATGAAGTGGCGGGCAAGCTTGGTCGCCAGATGCAGCGCGGTGGCGTTGGACGAGGCGAGATCGTGCAGCACCGCGCGCGCCTGGCCTTCGCCCTGTTGCTGATAGGTCTTGCCGATGATGGTTTTCGGGCCGGGCTCGTGCAGGGGCGGGCGGAACTTGAAGCCGGCGGTCTCGTCGCCTTCCGTCTTGACGTTGAGCCCGCCGATGCTCCAGCCGCTCAGCGCCAGTGCGAACTGGGTCACGTCGCCTTGCGTGTAGCCGGTGCGAACGCCCAGCGTGTGCAGTTCCATGATCTCGCGGGCGAGGTTCTCGTTGATGCCGATCTTGCGCTTGTTGCCATTGCGCTCGACGCGATCGGCCAGCTTGCTGTTCGGCCCGGCCGAACGCACCTGGTCGAGGAAGAACAGCATCGCCGGATGGCGTTCGACAGCCATCAGCATGTCCTCGAAGCGGCCCAGCACATGCGGCCGGATCGCCTCGCGCTCGAAGGCGCCGGCCAGGATCGTCACCTGCGGCTTGTCGGCGGATACGGCGAAATGGTTCGACCAGAAATAGACGAGCCGCTCCAGGAACGGGGTGGGGGTGGTCAGTGCCGAGGCGACGCGCATGGCGACTTCGGCGCGGTAGAGCTCCTGGCCCTTCTGGCGCAGCGCCTTCATCGCCGCCGCCTTGGCGTCGGCATCGTCGTCCTTTGCGTCAGCCTTCAGGTCGGCGCGATCTTCCCGATATTGCGATGCGATCTTGGCGGAGGTGTCGGCCGAGGCGAAGGCGGCCGGCGCCATCTCATAGTGGTCCATCTGGCTGAGCAGCCACTGCCGGGGATCGGCCGGTGCTGTGTCATCGGCCCGCGCACCCAGCCCGAAGCGATTGAGCGCGATGGCCTGGTCGGCATTAGGGGGAGTGGCCATATGTGCAGTCCCTGCAAGGTTGGCTTGTTGCAAGGTTGAACGGCTGATGGCGGCCGATCCGTCGCTGCGGGCCGAATTTAGTTGGGATCGCGGCCTGATTGGCTACGCCGTCTCCCGCAGGATCACGGTTGGTTCCATCAGCACCATGCGGCGCGGATGCGTGGGGTCGTCCAGAAAATCGATGAGCGCTCCGATCGCCAGGTAGCCGGCCTCGGAAATACGCCGTTCGATCGTCGACAGGGGGCGTACGAGCAGCGGTGCGATGTAGATGTTGTCGAAGCCCATCACCGCGCAATCCTCGGGAACGCTCAAGCCCCGTTCGCGCAGCGCTACCGTCGCGCCCATCGCCAGCATGTCGCTCATGCAGCACATGGCGGAGAAGCTGGTGCGGTCGAGCAGCGTGCGTGTCGCCATCAGTCCAAACCGATGATTGAAGGCACCGCACTCGATCAGGTCGGGATCGACCGGCAGCCCGGCCGCGCGATGCGCCCGCTCGAATCCGGCCCGCCTGATCTTGGTGTTGGAGGCCAGCGGATTGCCGCTGACAAAGGCGATGCGGCTGTGTCCGTTGGCGATCAGATGGCTCGCTGACAGGAACGCGCCCGTCTCGTAATCCGTGTCGATGCGCGCGGCGAGGCAATCGAGGTCGGGAACTTCCCGGTCCATCGACACCAGGGGGATATGAAGTCTTTCCAGAAGTTGCGCATCCGGGATCAGGTCGCTGGCGGCGAGTACGATGCCATCGACGCCGTGGCTGGCGAGGAAGGTCAGGTGCGACGTCTCTTTTTCGGGATCGCTGTCGGAATTGCACAGGATTGTCGAATAGCCGCGCTCGCGCGCGGCCTCGTCGCAGGCGCGGACCAGTTCGGTGAAATAGGCGTTGAGGATATCAGGCACGATGATGCCGATGACGCGCGAACTGCGGGTGATCAGCGAGCGGGCGATCGAGTTGGGCGTGTAGTTGAGTTCCTTGACCAGGGCCCGGATCTTTTCCCGGGTCTCCTCGCTGATGAACTGGTCTTTCCGGTTGAGGACCTTTGAAACCGTCGCGGTCGATACACCGGCCCGCCGGGCAATATCCTTGATCGTCGTTGCCACATTCCCTCGCCACTTCGACCAGCGACAGCCCTGTCTCCAGCCGCCATCGCAACGCCGGCCCGCGATTAGCACGGATACCGATTCCGACAAACAGGTCGTGCGATCGACAGCCTTCGCCGCTCGATTGACAACCGCCACATTAGCATCTAGGTAAACGTTTACCTACGCAAGTTCTTCTTCGTTCTACACGTCGGAAGGCTTCCGTTGGTTGCCAGGCACATCCGGGGAGGGTCGGGTGTGCCTTGAGGGTTTTATGGCTTTTCGAGACGGCGCTTGCCTGCATCGAAGGGATTTCTGAATGCGACAAACGCTTGAGCCGGGCGCTGTCGGCGAGGAGGCTAACGGATTGCGACCATCACCCGTAACCAAGCTGTCGATCGAGAAACTCAATGTCAATTTCGGGTCGGTGACCGCCTTGAGCGATGTCAGCCTTGACATCGCCGACGGCGAATTCGTCTGCATCCTCGGCGCCTCCGGCTGCGGCAAGAGCACGCTGTTCAATGTCGTGTCGGGACTGCTGCAGGCGACCTCCGGCAAGATCGTGCTCGACGGCCAGGACGTCAGCAGCCGTCCCGGCCAGGTCGGCTACATGCTGCAGAAGGACCTGATGCTGCCCTGGCGCACGGTGCTGGGCAACATCACGCTCGCCGCGTCATTGACGCGCGGCGCCACGGCCAGGGACCAGGAACAGGCAGCCGAACTGGCAACGCGTTACGGCCTGGGCGATTTTCTCAACCACTATCCGCACGCTCTGTCCGGCGGCATGCGCCAGCGCGTCGCCATGATGCGCACGATCGCCGCGGGACGGCAGGTGATGCTGCTGGACGAGCCGTTCGGCGCGCTCGACGCGCAGACGCGGCTTGGCATGCAGCAATGGCTGCTGCAGCTGTGGCGCGATCTCAACCGCACCATCCTGTTCGTCACCCATGATGTGGACGAGGCTATCTATCTCGCCGACCGCATCGTCGTGATGACGCCGCGTCCCGGCCGCATCGCTGAGATCCTCACCGTGGACCTGCCCAGGCCACGGCCGCTGGAAGTGCTGACGACCGACATTTTTGTCGGCCTGAAGCGGCAGATCATGCAGCACCTCTACCACTGATCCAGGGAAGGCCAGCGAAATGAACACACGGTTTGGAGCGGCGGCGGGGCCGTTCATGGTCTGGGTCGTGGCCATGGTGCTGATCCTGGCCTCCTGGCAAGTGCTGGTATGGGTCACCGGGCTGCCGCCCTATGTCATTCCGCCGCCCGCACTTGCTTTCTCGACGCTGTTCGACAACTGGCCACGGCTCTCCGTCCTGACCGGCCAGACGCTCTATGAAACCGCGATCGGTTACCTGCTCGGCGCGCTCATCGGCTTCTTGCTCGCCTTGGCGATGGGGCAGATCCGCGTCGTGCAGCGCCTCGTCATGCCCGCCCTGATCATCTCGCAGGCCGTGCCGATCGTCGCCATCGCGGCACCCCTGGTCATCGTCTTCGGCTTCGGCCTGACCCCCAAGCTGATCATCGTCGCCTGGATCGTGTTCTTCCCGGTCGTCGTCAACGTGCTGAACGGGCTGGCTTCGGTCGACCGTGACATGCTGAACCTGGCGCGCCTGATGGGCGGCGGCGGCTTGCGCACCTTCGCCATCGTCAAGCTTCCGGCGTGCATCGGCCCGCTGTTTTCCGGCCTGAAGATCGGCGCCACCTACGCGGTGACGGGCGCCGTCATCGGCGAATGGACCGCCTCGTCCAAGCAGGGCCTTGGCACTTATCTGCTCACCGCCAACGCCCAGATGAACACGGCCGGCGTCTACGCCGCCATGCTGCTGCTGACGGTGATCGGCGTCGGCTCGTTCCTGCTGGTGTTCGGGCTCGAGGTGCTGATGACGCCTTGGCGCTCGCGCTCCACCGCGCCCGCGTGGCTGCAGTGGAAGCCCGCACGGCCCGCGTGAGCCGGGCCACCAATCTGGAAATACCAACCAACGATAACAGGAGGAGTTAGTTGACATGACCTATACAAAGATGATCTCGGCAACCGTGGGCCTGCTTGCCCTGGGTGCCGCCTTTGGCGCCGCCCCGGCTGCCGCCGCCGACCTCACGACCGTCCGCTTCGTCTATGACTGGCCGAGCGCCGACTTCGAGCTGATCCCGACGCTCGTCGGCCAGCAGAAGGGCTTTTATGAAGCCGAGGGCCTCAAGGTCGATGTGATCTTCCCGCCGGACTCGCAGACGACCGCGCGGCTGCTCGCCGTCGGCCAGGCCGAGATCGGCTTCGAGGCCACCACGGACGTGGTGTTCGGCGCCTCGCAGGGCATCCCGATCACCTCGATCGGCCTCTACACCAAGAGCAACAATTGGGGCCTGTTCGGCCGCCCCGGCGAGCCGCTGTCGCTCGACAATCTGAAGGGCAAGTCGATCGCCATCTACACCGACTCCTGGACCAAGGCGATGATGCCGTTCGTGCTCAAGGCGGCCAAGCTGACCGAGGATGACGTCAAGCTGATCATCGCGCAGGATTCCGACACCAATCTGCTGCTCGCCGGCAAGATCGACATCGCCACCAACACCGAGAATTATCTGGTGCCGCAGGTGCAGGAGACCTTGAAGAAGGACCCGACCGCGCTTGTCGGCAAGGCTGCCGGCGCGCCCGACGTACCGGTGTGGACCTACACCGCGTCCACCGACTACCTGGCGGCTCACGGCGATGTCGCCAAGAAGTGGATGCGCGCCACCATCAAGGCGACCGAATGGGCCGCCGACCATCCGGAGGAAGCCGCCGAGATGTTCACCAAGGCTTACCCGGAAGGGGGCAGCCTTGCCTACAACGTCTCCGGCTGGAAGCTGACCGCCGCCCTGATGAAGGGCGACAACGGCTACATGATGCAGGAAGACAAGCACTGGCTGCCGATCGCCCAGGCGCTGAAGGACACCGACCAGATCAAGGAAGTCCTGCCGGCCTCGAAATACTACACCAACGAACTGCTGAAATAGGCGCGACATCGCCTCTCACGACAAGGGTCATCCCAAGCGGGGTGGCCCTTCTTACCGCATCACAGGAAATGGACGGCATGGCCAAGAGCAGAATTATCGTTGATTGCGACCCCGGCGTGGACGATGCCATCGCGCTTCTCCTGGCGTTTGCCTCGCCCGACGAGATCGAGATCGTCGGCATCACGACGGTCAACGGCA
This genomic interval carries:
- a CDS encoding ABC transporter ATP-binding protein, which gives rise to MRQTLEPGAVGEEANGLRPSPVTKLSIEKLNVNFGSVTALSDVSLDIADGEFVCILGASGCGKSTLFNVVSGLLQATSGKIVLDGQDVSSRPGQVGYMLQKDLMLPWRTVLGNITLAASLTRGATARDQEQAAELATRYGLGDFLNHYPHALSGGMRQRVAMMRTIAAGRQVMLLDEPFGALDAQTRLGMQQWLLQLWRDLNRTILFVTHDVDEAIYLADRIVVMTPRPGRIAEILTVDLPRPRPLEVLTTDIFVGLKRQIMQHLYH
- a CDS encoding amidase, translating into MTHPLDLNANAIADGVRSGAFSAQTVVEESIRRARAVDERLNAFAVIREEQAMEAARRADRAVARGEVTGPLHGVPFAAKDLTPTAGDVTTLGSWTRGDWVPTETALCIRRLEAAGAILIGKTTTPEFAFSSFTNSPRWGVTRNPWNPERTSGGSSGGAGVAVATGVVPFAEGTDMGGSVRIPAAFCGVVGLKPSLGRIPMTILPSVFDNISHFGPLARSVGDAIAFMEATAGGSDEDIGSLPIGFDGSAARAGELEGKRFALSLDLGYYQIQPRVEAVIRHAVAEMRRAGAVVDEVPMGWTRAVNDEWFDLWCVFMSAFFGGEIAAHRHHMDPSVVSMIERGLAMNATAYKRVELLRTSMWRDMAKLYERYDALLCPTCAISAPPVTETDDDYVATLPNGRFKGLDLTCPFNMLPQLPALSLPAGFAADGLPVGLQIVGRRFADEQVLSMAAAVEARLAVAGLSTPSSAARDEAAIRLISTR
- a CDS encoding helix-turn-helix transcriptional regulator, whose product is MKSAERQPGPHPSFDAWNAGLGAAASAIGARGFPDALAAALRLLTPFQMMNGFVYSPDGRAFDLYNEKIVAERSIIVDRYLAGAYVLDPFYDAVRGDGAERMIVMRELAPDDFLQTEYYRRHYATTEIGDEIGFVLKLENGFAGVLSLSRTGAAPLFAGDELERLRSAAPIVCALAARHWFHVPGLSLDIKNAAPAVRIEHPLLTRRELEIVTLVLKGHSNLSLAAVLSLSPNTVKVHRRQIYSKLAISSQAELFRLFLA
- a CDS encoding DUF1800 domain-containing protein, which gives rise to MATPPNADQAIALNRFGLGARADDTAPADPRQWLLSQMDHYEMAPAAFASADTSAKIASQYREDRADLKADAKDDDADAKAAAMKALRQKGQELYRAEVAMRVASALTTPTPFLERLVYFWSNHFAVSADKPQVTILAGAFEREAIRPHVLGRFEDMLMAVERHPAMLFFLDQVRSAGPNSKLADRVERNGNKRKIGINENLAREIMELHTLGVRTGYTQGDVTQFALALSGWSIGGLNVKTEGDETAGFKFRPPLHEPGPKTIIGKTYQQQGEGQARAVLHDLASSNATALHLATKLARHFIADDPPDEAVAALQAAFVSSRGDLPTVYHTLIDLKAAWTPQQVKFKTPWEWTVSALRGLGITTVADMPVAPMLNQLGQPVWRPRSPAGYDDIAASWAAPDALVRRVEVAQRLTRKLDLDPRQLAPRILPDISNMTSTEVGRAESLRTGLALLIVSPDFQRR
- a CDS encoding ABC transporter substrate-binding protein codes for the protein MTYTKMISATVGLLALGAAFGAAPAAAADLTTVRFVYDWPSADFELIPTLVGQQKGFYEAEGLKVDVIFPPDSQTTARLLAVGQAEIGFEATTDVVFGASQGIPITSIGLYTKSNNWGLFGRPGEPLSLDNLKGKSIAIYTDSWTKAMMPFVLKAAKLTEDDVKLIIAQDSDTNLLLAGKIDIATNTENYLVPQVQETLKKDPTALVGKAAGAPDVPVWTYTASTDYLAAHGDVAKKWMRATIKATEWAADHPEEAAEMFTKAYPEGGSLAYNVSGWKLTAALMKGDNGYMMQEDKHWLPIAQALKDTDQIKEVLPASKYYTNELLK
- a CDS encoding GNAT family N-acetyltransferase translates to MPDRWIETFEGERWLQLYDLYSKEWWTAGRGFEDVVKMVEHSDLAIGLCSDDRLIAFARVLTDYTFKALIFDVIVHADFRGRNLGRDIVTRIVDHESLARVRSFELYCPDTLVPFYGKLGFSKGTANLLFRER
- a CDS encoding DUF1501 domain-containing protein; this translates as MIHRRQFLRFAAAGAGSLLLAPHIVFANVATERRFVFIIQRGAADGLNTVVPYADPAYAGLRGDLAIDPATALKLDGTFALHSSLAELAKMYSAKQALFVQAVASPYRDRSHFDGQNVLETGGVNPYQLKDGWLNRLVSLMPKSRGDAIAFAPTIPLALRGSAEVTSYAPSNLKDADDDLLTRVSTLYDADPQLHALWSEAMQARGLADQQKAGQSPQDVGRTAATFLGRADGPRIAMIETNGWDTHSAQAGRLGNQLRGLDALIGALRDGLGDNWNQTTVFVATEFGRTAAANGTQGTDHGTASAAMVVGGAVKGGRILSDWPGLSAKALYEGRDLAPTLDLDALIATVAAESLHLDPELTMRTLFPDRPFNKALSGLISA
- a CDS encoding ABC transporter permease; amino-acid sequence: MNTRFGAAAGPFMVWVVAMVLILASWQVLVWVTGLPPYVIPPPALAFSTLFDNWPRLSVLTGQTLYETAIGYLLGALIGFLLALAMGQIRVVQRLVMPALIISQAVPIVAIAAPLVIVFGFGLTPKLIIVAWIVFFPVVVNVLNGLASVDRDMLNLARLMGGGGLRTFAIVKLPACIGPLFSGLKIGATYAVTGAVIGEWTASSKQGLGTYLLTANAQMNTAGVYAAMLLLTVIGVGSFLLVFGLEVLMTPWRSRSTAPAWLQWKPARPA
- a CDS encoding LacI family DNA-binding transcriptional regulator — protein: MATTIKDIARRAGVSTATVSKVLNRKDQFISEETREKIRALVKELNYTPNSIARSLITRSSRVIGIIVPDILNAYFTELVRACDEAARERGYSTILCNSDSDPEKETSHLTFLASHGVDGIVLAASDLIPDAQLLERLHIPLVSMDREVPDLDCLAARIDTDYETGAFLSASHLIANGHSRIAFVSGNPLASNTKIRRAGFERAHRAAGLPVDPDLIECGAFNHRFGLMATRTLLDRTSFSAMCCMSDMLAMGATVALRERGLSVPEDCAVMGFDNIYIAPLLVRPLSTIERRISEAGYLAIGALIDFLDDPTHPRRMVLMEPTVILRETA